Proteins from one Palaemon carinicauda isolate YSFRI2023 chromosome 26, ASM3689809v2, whole genome shotgun sequence genomic window:
- the LOC137620337 gene encoding cuticle protein AM/CP1114-like, translated as MKFVILVTLAAVAFGAPQSARYEAPATSSRSDSGERVAILRDDRIMEEDGRFNVEFEAENGIHFAKSGSPDAANGAVIQAGQYSYTAPDGTEVLVKFVANENGYQPESNLLPVAPEFPHPIPQFVLDQIAFAAEEDARRQREGSFERTASVRAPSTSYGRPN; from the exons ATGAAGTTC GTCATCCTCGTCACCCTCGCCGCAGTGGCCTTTGGGGCCCCTCAGTCAGCAAGATACGAAGCTCCAGCGACCTCCTCAAGGAGTGACTCAGGGGAACGCGTAGCCATCTTGAGGGACGACAGAATCATGGAGGAGGACGGACGATTTAACGTCGAATTCGAGGCTGAAAACGGAATCCACTTCGCCAAGTCTGGTTCACCTGATGCAGCAAATGGTGCAGTCATACAGGCTGGACAGTACTC CTACACTGCTCCTGACGGTACAGAAGTTCTTGTGAAATTCGTGGCGAACGAAAATGGCTACCAGCCTGAGTCTAACCTGCTGCCAGTGGCTCCTGAATTTCCTCACCCCATTCCCCAGTTCGTCCTTGACCAAATTGCCTTTGCCGCAGAGGAAGACGCCCGCCGTCAACGTGAAGGATCCTTCGAGAGGACAGCCTCTGTCAGAGCCCCTTCTACCTCTTATGGAAGGCCCAATTAA
- the LOC137620338 gene encoding cuticle protein AM/CP1114-like gives MKFVILVALAAVALGAPQSARYEAPASSRSDSGERVAILRDDRIMEEDGRFNVEFEAENGIHFAKSGSPDAANGAVIQAGQYSYTAPDGTEVLVKFVANENGYQPESNLLPVAPEFPHPIPQFVLDQIAFAAEEDARRQREGSFERTASVRAPSTSYGRPN, from the exons ATGAAGTTC GTCATCCTCGTCGCCCTTGCTGCAGTGGCCCTTGGTGCCCCTCAGTCAGCAAGATACGAAGCTCCAGCCTCCTCAAGGAGTGACTCAGGAGAACGCGTAGCCATCTTGAGGGACGACAGAATCATGGAGGAGGACGGACGATTCAACGTCGAATTCGAGGCTGAAAACGGAATCCACTTCGCCAAGTCTGGTTCACCTGATGCAGCAAATGGTGCAGTCATACAGGCTGGACAGTACTC CTACACTGCTCCTGACGGTACAGAAGTTCTTGTGAAATTCGTGGCGAACGAAAATGGCTACCAGCCTGAGTCTAACCTGCTGCCAGTGGCTCCTGAATTTCCTCACCCCATTCCCCAGTTCGTCCTTGACCAAATTGCCTTCGCCGCAGAGGAAGACGCCCGCCGTCAACGTGAAGGATCCTTCGAGAGGACAGCCTCTGTCAGAGCCCCTTCTACCTCTTATGGAAGGCCCAATTAA